A single region of the Gorilla gorilla gorilla isolate KB3781 chromosome 1, NHGRI_mGorGor1-v2.1_pri, whole genome shotgun sequence genome encodes:
- the NES gene encoding nestin — protein MEGCMGEESFQMWELNRRLEAYLARVKALEEQNELLSAELGGLRAQSADTSWRARADDELAALRALVDQRWREKHAAEVARDNLAEELEGVAGRCQQLRLARERTTEEVARNRRAVEAEKCARAWLSSQAAELERELEALRVAHEEERVGLNAQAACAPRCPAPPRGPPAPAPEVEELARRLGEAWRGAVRGYQERVAHMETSLGQARERLGRAVQGAREGRLELQQLQAERGGLQERRAALEQRLEGRWQERLRATEKFQLAVEALEQEKQGLQSQIAQVLEGRQQLAHLKMSLSLEVATYRTLLEAENSRLQTPGGGSKTSLSFQDPKLELQFPGTPEGRRLGSLLPVLSPTSLPSPLPATLETPVPAFLKNQEFLQARTPTLASTPIPPTPQAPSPAADAEIRAQDAPLSLLQTQGGRKQAPEPLRAETRVAIPASVLPGPEEPGGQRQEASTGQSPEDHASLAPPLSPDHSSLEAKDGESGGSRVFSICQGEGEGQIWGLVEKETAIEGKVVSSLQQEIWEEEDLNRKEIQDSQVPLEKETLKSLGEEIQESLKTLENQSHETLERENQECPRSLEGDLEELKSLEKENKELLKDVEVVRPLEEEAVGQLKPTGKEDTQTLQSLQKENQELMKSLEGNLETFLFPGKENQELVSSLQENLESLTALEKENQEPLRSPEVGDEEALRPLTKENQEPLRSLEDENKEAFRALEKENQEPLKTLEEEDHSIVRPLETENHKSLRSLEEQDQETLRTLEKETQQRRRSLGEEDQMTLRPPEKVDPEPLKSLDQEIARPLENENQEFLKSLKEESVEAVKSLETEILESLKSAGQENLETLKSPETQTPLWTPEKINQGTMKPLEKEIQEPLESVEVNQETLRLLEEENQESLRSLGAWNLENLRSPEEVDKESQRNLEEEENLGKGEYQESLRSLEEEGQELPQSADVQRWEDTVEKDQELAQESPPGMAEVENEDEAELNLREQDGVTGKEEVVEQGELNATEEVWIPGEGHPESPEPKEQRGLVEGASVKGGAEGLQDPEGQSQQVGAPGLQAPQGLPEAIEPLVEDDVAPGGDQASPEVMLGSEPAMGESAAGAEPGPGQGVGGLEDPGHLTREEVMEPPLEEESLEAKRVQGLEGPRKDLEEAGGLGTEFSELPGKSRDPWEPPKGGEESEAEAPRGAEEAFPAETLGHTGSDAPPPWPLGSEEAEEDVPPVLVSPSPTYTPILEDAPGPQPQAEGSQEASWGVQGRAEALGKVESEQEELGSGEIPEGLQEEGEESREESEEDELGETLPDSTPLGFYLRSPTSPRWDPTGEQRPPPQGETGKEGWDPAVLASEGLEAPPSEKEEGEEGEEECGRDSDLSEEFEDLGTEAPLLPGVPGEVAEPLGQVPQLLLDPAAWDRDGESDGFADEEESGEEGEEDQEEGREPGAGRWGPGSSVGSLQALSSSQREEFLESDSVSVSVPWDDSLRGAVAGAPKTALETESQDSAEPSGSEEESDPVSLEREDKVPGPLEIPSGMEDAGPGADIIGVNGQGPNLEGKSQHVNGGVMNGLEQSEEVGQGMPLVSEGDRGNPFQEEEGSALKTSWAGAPVHLGQGQFLKFTQREGDRESWSSGED, from the exons ATGGAGGGCTGCATGGGGGAGGAGTCGTTTCAGATGTGGGAGCTCAATCGGCGCCTGGAGGCCTACCTGGCCCGGGTCAAGGCGCTGGAGGAGCAGAATGAGCTGCTCAGCGCGGAGCTCGGGGGGCTCCGGGCACAATCCGCGGACACCTCCTGGCGGGCGCGTGCCGACGACGAGCTGGCGGCCCTGCGGGCCCTCGTTGACCAACGCTGGCGGGAGAAGCACGCGGCCGAGGTGGCGCGCGACAACCTGGCTGAAGAGCTGGAGGGCGTGGCAGGCCGATGCCAGCAGCTGCGGCTGGCCCGGGAGCGGACGACGGAGGAGGTAGCCCGCAACCGGCGCGCCGTCGAGGCAGAGAAATGCGCCCGGGCCTGGCTGAGTAGCCAGGCGGCAGAGCTGGAGCGCGAGCTAGAGGCTCTACGCGTGGCGCACGAGGAGGAGCGCGTCGGCCTGAACGCGCAGGCTGCCTGTGCCCCCCGCTGCCCCGCGCCGCCCCGCGGGCCTCCCGCGCCGGCCCCGGAGGTGGAGGAGCTGGCAAGGCGACTGGGCGAGGCGTGGCGCGGGGCAGTGCGCGGCTACCAGGAGCGCGTGGCACACATGGAGACGTCGCTGGGCCAGGCCCGCGAGCGGCTGGGCCGGGCGGTGCAGGGTGCCCGCGAGGGCCgcctggagctgcagcagctCCAGGCTGAGCGCGGAGGCCTCCAGGAGCGCAGGGCAGCGTTGGAACAGAGGTTGGAGGGCCGCTGGCAGGAGCGGCTGCGGGCTACTGAAAAGTTCCAG CTGGCTGTGGAGGCCCTGGAGCAGGAGAAACAGGGCCTACAGAGCCAGATCGCTCAGGTCCTGGAAGGTCGGCAGCAGCTGGCGCACCTCAAGATGTCCCTCAGCCTGGAGGTGGCCACGTACAG GACCCTCCTGGAGGCTGAGAACTCCCGGCTGCAAACACCTGGCGGTGGCTCCAAGACTTCCCTCAGCTTTCAGG ACCCCAAGCTGGAGCTGCAATTCCCTGGGACCCCAGAGGGCCGGCGTCTTGGATCTTTGCTCCCAGTCCTGAGCCCaacttccctcccctcacccttgCCTGCTACCCTTGAGACACCTGTGCCAGCCTTTCTTAAGAACCAAGAATTCCTCCAGGCCCGTACCCCTACCTTGGCCAGCACCCCCATCCCCCCCACACCTCAGGCACCCTCTCCTGCTGCAGATGCAGAGATCAGAGCCCAGGATGCTCCTCTGTCTCTGCTCCAGACACAGGGTGGGAGGAAACAGGCTCCAGAGCCCCTGCGGGCTGAAACCAGGGTGGCCATTCCTGCCAGCGTCCTGCCTGGACCAGAGGAGCCTGGGGGCCAGCGGCAAGAGGCCAGTACAGGCCAGTCCCCAGAGGACCATGCCTCCTTGGCCCCACCCCTCAGCCCTGACCACTCCAGTTTAGAGGCTAAGGATGGAGAATCCGGTGGGTCTAGAGTGTTCAGCATATGCCAAGGGGAAGGTGAAGGGCAAATCTGGGGGTTGGTAGAGAAAGAAACAGCCATAGAGGGCAAAGTGGTAAGCAGCTTGCAGCAGGAAATATGGGAAGAAGAGGATCTAAACAGGAAGGAAATCCAGGACTCCCAGGTTCCTTTGGAAAAAGAAACCCTGAAGTCTCTGGGAGAGGAGATTCAAGAGTCACTGAAGACTCTGGAAAACCAGAGCCATGAGACACTAGAAAGGGAGAATCAAGAATGTCCGAGGTCTTTAGAAGGAGACTTAGAAGAACTAAAAAgtctagaaaaggaaaataaagagctATTAAAGGATGTGGAGGTAGTGAGACCTCTAGAAGAAGAGGCTGTAGGCCAACTTAAGCCTACAGGAAAAGAGGACACACAGACATTGCAATCCCTGCAAAAGGAGAATCAAGAACTAATGAAATCTCTTGAAGGTAATCTAGAGACATTTTTATTCCCAGGAAAGGAAAATCAAGAATTAGTAAGTTCTCTGCAAGAGAACTTAGAGTCATTGACAGCTCTGGAAAAGGAGAATCAAGAGCCACTGAGATCTCCAGAAGTAGGGGATGAGGAGGCACTGAGACCTCTGACAAAGGAGAATCAGGAACCCCTGAGGTCTCTTGAAGATGAGAACAAAGAGGCCTTTAGAGCTCTAGAAAAAGAGAACCAGGAGCCACTGAAGACTCTAGAAGAAGAGGACCACAGTATTGTGAGACCTCTAGAAACAGAGAATCACAAGTCACTGAGGTCTTTAGAAGAACAGGACCAAGAGACATTGAGAACTCTTGAAAAAGAGACTCAACAGCGACGGAGGTCTCTAGGGGAAGAGGATCAGATGACATTAAGACCCCCAGAAAAAGTGGATCCAGAACCACTGAAGTCTCTTGACCAGGAGATAGCTAGGCCTCTTGAAAATGAGAATCAAGAGTTCTTAAAGTCACTCAAAGAAGAGAGTGTAGAGGCAGTAAAATCTTTAGAAACAGAGATCCTAGAATCACTGAAGTCTGCAGGACAAGAGAACCTGGAAACACTGAAATCTCCAGAAACTCAAACACCACTGTGGActccagaaaaaataaatcaggggACAATGAAACCTCTAGAAAAGGAAATTCAAGAACCACTGGAGTCTGTGGAAGTGAACCAAGAGACATTGAGACTCCTGGAAGAGGAGAATCAGGAATCACTGAGATCTCTGGGAGCATGGAACCTGGAGAATTTGAGATCTCCAGAGGAGGTAGACAAGGAAAGTCAAAGGAATCTGGAAGAGGAAGAGAACCTGGGAAAGGGAGAGTACCAAGAGTCACTGAGGTCTCTGGAGGAGGAGGGACAGGAGCTGCCACAGTCTGCAGATGTGCAGAGGTGGGAAGATACGGTGGAGAAGGACCAAGAACTGGCTCAGGAAAGCCCTCCTGGGATGGCTGAAGTGGAAAATGAGGATGAGGCAGAGCTGAATCTGAGGGAGCAGGATGGCGTCACTGGGAAGGAGGAGGTGGTAGAGCAGGGAGAGCTGAATGCCACAGAGGAGGTCTGGATCCCAGGCGAGGGGCACCCAGAGAGCCCTGAGCCCAAAGAGCAGAGAGGCCTAGTTGAGGGAGCCAGTGTGAAGGGAGGGGCTGAGGGCCTCCAGGACCCTGAAGGGCAATCACAACAGGTGGGGGCCCCAGGCCTCCAGGCTCCCCAGGGGCTGCCAGAGGCGATAGAGCCCCTGGTGGAAGATGATGTGGCCCCAGGGGGTGACCAAGCCTCCCCAGAGGTCATGTTGGGGTCAGAGCCTGCCATGGGTGAGTCTGCTGCGGGAGCTGAGCCAGGCCcggggcagggggtgggagggCTGGAGGACCCAGGCCATCTGACCAGGGAAGAGGTGATGGAACCACCCCTGGAAGAGGAGAGTTTGGAGGCAAAGAGGGTTCAGGGCTTGGAAGGGCCTAGAAAGGACCTAGAGGAGGCAGGTGGTCTGGGGACAGAGTTCTCCGAGCTGCCTGGGAAGAGCAGAGACCCTTGGGAGCCTCCCAAGGGTGGGGAGGAGTCAGAGGCTGAGGCCCCCAGGGGAGCAGAGGAGGCGTTCCCTGCTGAGactctgggccacactggaagtgATGCCCCTCCACCTTGGCCCCTGGGGTCAGaagaagctgaggaggatgtaccACCAGTGCTGGTCTCCCCCAGCCCAACGTACACCCCGATCCTGGAAGATGCCCCTGGGCCTCAGCCTCAGGCTGAAGGGAGTCAGGAGGCTAGCTGGGGGGTGCAGGGGAGGGCTGAAGCCCTGGGGAAAGTAGAGAGCGAGCAGGAGGAGTTGGGTTCTGGGGAGATCCCCGAGGGCCtccaggaggaaggggaggagagcagaGAAGAGAGCGAGGAAGATGAGCTCGGGGAGACCCTTCCAGACTCCACTCCCCTGGGCTTCTACCTCAggtcccccacctcccccaggtGGGACCCCACTGGAGAGCAGAGGCCACCCCCTCAAGGGGAGACTGGAAAGGAGGGCTGGGATCCTGCTGTCCTGGCTTCCGAGGGCCTTGAGGCCCCACCCTCagaaaaggaggagggggaggagggagaagaggagtgTGGCCGTGACTCTGACCTGTCAGAAGAATTTGAGGACCTGGGGACTGAGGCACCTCTTCTTCCTGGGGTCCCTGGGGAGGTGGCAGAACCTCTGGGCCAGGTGCCCCAGCTGCTACTGGATCCTGCAGCCTGGGATCGGGATGGGGAGTCCGATGGgtttgcagatgaggaagaaagtggggaggagggagaggaggatcaggaggaggggagggagccaGGGGCTGGGCGGTGGGGGCCAGGGTCTTCTGTTGGCAGCCTCCAGGCCCTGAGTAGCTCCCAGAGAGAGGAATTCCTGGAGTCTGATTCTGTGAGTGTCAGTGTCCCCTGGGATGACAGCTTGAGGGGTGCAGTGGCTGGTGCCCCCAAGACTGCCCTGGAAACGGAGTCCCAGGACAGTGCTGAGCCTTCTGGCTCAGAGGAAGAGTCTGACCCTGTTTCCTTGGAGAGGGAGGACAAAGTCCCTGGCCCTCTGGAGATCCCCAGTGGGATGGAGGATGCAGGCCCAGGGGCAGACATCATTGGTGTTAATGGCCAGGGTCCCAACTTGGAGGGGAAGTCACAGCATGTGAATGGGGGAGTGATGAACGGGCTGGAGCAGTCTGAGGAAGTGGGGCAAGGAATGCCGCTGGTCTCTGAGGGAGACCGAGGGAACCCCtttcaggaggaggaggggagtgcCCTGAAGACCTCTTGGGCAGGGGCTCCTGTTCACCTGGGCCAGGGTCAGTTCCTGAAGTTCACTCAGAGGGAAGGAGATAGAGAGTCCTGGTCCTCAGGGGAGGACTAG